GCTCATGACCGAGAGTTCTCTGGAGCCTGTTGTCCTCTTCATCGACGAGATGGAAGGTCCTTACAACACGTTTGGTGAAGAGGGTGAGAGGAAGTTCTTGGAAGTCATCAAACGTGTCTACAATGAATGCAGTAACGTCGTGATAGTCTCATCGTGTCTGAGCGAGATATGGGACCGCATTCATGGATTGGCCGACGCTCCGACTCAGTCACGAATGGAAGAGGCCGTCAGACTCCGCCACTTCACCAAGGAGGATGTGGAGGCATTCGTGACACAGAGCATGAAGTCCTACTGGGATGAGCAGAACCTTGATCCTCCACCGGACCCTCTGTTCCCTCTGACCGGAAAGGAGATCGAAGAGGCCTTCAAGAAGTCCAAGGGTGTTCCCCGTGAGGCCATACGTGTGCTGATTGGAGCGAGCGACAAGATACTGTTCGGAAAGAAGGAGGCTGCTGTTGAACCTCAGTCAGACTATGTGCTCAAACTGACACCAACCGTGATGGTGAGCGCTGTCGTCAAGGCGTTCCAGCTGACCGGCAAGACCAAGGGCTACAACGTCCAGACCCATGTTGAGTCCGGTGAGTCCGAGTCTGACGTCGGGGCAGTCGTGAGCATCGAGAAGGACGGGGCGACCCATATGATCGCTATTGATGTCCCCACAGTCAAGAGCTGGGACCGCAGTGCAGGTGTCGCTGCCTTCTACTCTGCGAAGCGGCTCAAGGACGCTATTGGGTCCGGCCGGGCAGAGGTGGGACTTGTGGTCGTTCCTAAGAAGACCAAGGGCGCGAAGTTCGAGTCGGTCCTCTCAGAGATGGGCTCGAAACTCCATGTGATGCCTCTCACCGAGCAGTCGGCGGTCGCAATGTTCGAAGCAACCAATACTGACGCAACCACGCCTGAGGAGGAGGCTCTGCTCGCCAGCTTCATCGACAGAGTCTTCTCTGCAACATGAGGTATGGGAGTTTCGATGGTCATCAGCATACGCTGATGAAGCGACATGTCGCAATCAGTAGCCAGGCTGGCTCTCTAGAAGTCCTCGGTCAACCATGGGACCGCTCTTGGGAGCCAGTCCATGAGGGGGCCCTGAACCTCACCTGACAGCCAGCCCATGCTCGCCATCTGTTCAAGTGACAGAGTCCCGTATAGGAGCGCAGTCAGTCCTTCAATGGTCACCTGTGCGCTGGGCCTCTTGTCTGACCTTGTCACCGAGAGCTTGCCACCCACACCCGTGAAGAGATAGGTGCCTGTGTTGGATGTCAGACAGGGGTCCTCAACACTGAGCACGACTTCTCCCTCTTCGTTGACGGGTATTCCCTCGAAGGCCTGTTGCACATCGATGACTCTGGACATGTGAACTATTCTCGATGTCAACGTAGGATTGTGCACTCCCGATATCCAGTGATAGTAGTCGTCTGCTCTCGGGTCCACTGGAATGGAGACCTTGACGACTTGGTCGGCATGGAGATACAAAAAGGTCAGGAGGGCGTTCCGTGCCTGCAGGTTTGACCACAGTATCTCCCTGACAGATATCCGACCCGTCTCAGCCCAGTCGTATCCCTCACCGTAGCCCCTGATACCATAGACAACGACTCCCTCTGGTGTCATGTCGGGACCGTATGCAATTGCCATCTTGGACTTCATGTACTTGGTGAGTTCGTCCCATCTCTTCTGAGACCTTCTCACACCCCCATGTGCAGCCGTGACGACCCGAGAGTGCACCGAGGTCCACGGCTCCTTTCCCTCAGCAGGGTCAACCATCATGACGGAGTATCCTTCTGGCATCGACCTGTTGACGATGTTGCTGGGATTGAGTTCGAGGACTCCCAGAGGTGGCATCTTGACATACCCCACCCTCATGTAGAACGAGTCCTTGAAGGGATACAGACAGCTGACTGCATAGTCGCTTCGCTGTATGTCCGCCATCATCTTCATGATCATATCACGGACGTGGCCCTGACGACGGTGTTCTGGTGTGCTTGCCACCATCGCCACTCCGCCCATCTTCTTCCAGACCCCTCTCACATTCTGTTCAAGCGGCAACACTCGAGCTAGCGCGACGACGCGTTCCTTCTCTTCCACGACGTAGTGTTCATCGTACGAATCTATGAATCTCTCTCTCGCCATGTCTGTATACGACTCGGGAAATGAGTACGAGTAGCCTGCAACCCTGAGATAGCTGTCCACATCATCTGCGGTAGCCCTGCGTATCATGTTCGGTCTCCGGACACTTGACTGTCCACTTGACCAGTTAAGGATGTCCCACAGAGCTGCGGATGGAGGACCAGTCAGCTGACCAGCACATCGACAAAACCCGGAGTGCCGCGAACATCCTCGGTGGAGATGACTTGACCTTCTTGTCCGAGTCGACTGAGAATGCCCGGGTCTGGCATACCCCAGTCCTTGCGTGGATATGTGGAGACCAGAAAGCGTGGTTTCCGTGCCTTGTCAATCAGGGACTTCCAGACTTCTGGCATCGCGACAGG
This Candidatus Thorarchaeota archaeon DNA region includes the following protein-coding sequences:
- a CDS encoding GNAT family N-acetyltransferase; the protein is MIRRATADDVDSYLRVAGYSYSFPESYTDMARERFIDSYDEHYVVEEKERVVALARVLPLEQNVRGVWKKMGGVAMVASTPEHRRQGHVRDMIMKMMADIQRSDYAVSCLYPFKDSFYMRVGYVKMPPLGVLELNPSNIVNRSMPEGYSVMMVDPAEGKEPWTSVHSRVVTAAHGGVRRSQKRWDELTKYMKSKMAIAYGPDMTPEGVVVYGIRGYGEGYDWAETGRISVREILWSNLQARNALLTFLYLHADQVVKVSIPVDPRADDYYHWISGVHNPTLTSRIVHMSRVIDVQQAFEGIPVNEEGEVVLSVEDPCLTSNTGTYLFTGVGGKLSVTRSDKRPSAQVTIEGLTALLYGTLSLEQMASMGWLSGEVQGPLMDWLPRAVPWLTEDF